Proteins encoded by one window of Salvia splendens isolate huo1 chromosome 7, SspV2, whole genome shotgun sequence:
- the LOC121742520 gene encoding epoxide hydrolase A-like: MDKIQHKFVQVNGVKIHAAEIGGESSPAVVFLHGFPEIWYSWRHQMIAVAEAGFRAIAPDYRGYGLSDPPPEPDKASYKDIVADLLSLLDALAVQKAFLISKDFGARVAYLFALIHPDRVCGVITMGVPYMPITRISFTDHLPEGFYIARWQKPGRAEADFGRFDNKTVVRNVYILFSRSEIPIAHENQEIMDIVDSSTPLPPWFSEEDLANYGSLYENSGFQTALKVPYRSWSETYNITNEKVEVPALFIMGEKDYVLKLPGMEDYIKSDQMKMFVPKVETVFVPEGSHFVQEQFPEQVNHLILNFLKKDI, from the exons ATGGATAAAATCCAGCACAAGTTCGTACAAGTCAACGGTGTAAAGATCCACGCGGCGGAGATCGGCGGCGAGTCATCTCCGGCGGTGGTGTTCTTGCACGGTTTCCCGGAAATATGGTACTCGTGGCGGCACCAAATGATCGCGGTGGCGGAGGCCGGGTTCAGAGCCATTGCTCCGGATTACAGAGGATACGGGCTGTCCGACCCGCCACCCGAACCCGACAAAGCCTCCTACAAGGATATCGTGGCGGATCTTCTCTCGCTTCTTGACGCTCTTGCTGTCCAAAAG GCCTTTCTGATAAGCAAGGATTTTGGAGCCAGAGTTGCTTACTTATTTGCACTCATTCACCCTGACAGAGTCTGTGGAGTCATTACCATGGGTGTACCTTACATGCCTATCACTCGCATCTCCTTTACAGACCATCTTCCCGAAGGTTTCTACATCGCAAGATGGCAG AAACCTGGGAGAGCCGAGGCTGATTTTGGCCGCTTTGATAACAAAACAGTGGTGCGCAATGTTTACATTCTCTTCTCGCGCAGTGAGATACCAATCGCGCATGAAAACCAGGAGATAATGGACATAGTCGATTCCTCCACTCCTTTACCACCTTGGTTCTCGGAAGAAGATCTTGCAAACTATGGCTCTCTCTATGAAAACTCTGGCTTCCAAACTGCTCTCAAAGTCCCATACAG GTCTTGGTCCGAAACTTACAATATCACAAATGAGAAAGTTGAGGTCCCGGCATTGTTTATCATGGGTGAGAAGGATTATGTGCTCAAGTTACCCGGCATGGAGGACTATATAAAGAGCGATCAAATGAAGATGTTTGTTCCGAAGGTGGAGACGGTGTTTGTGCCAGAAGGGAGTCATTTTGTGCAAGAGCAGTTCCCTGAGCAAGTGAATCACCTTATCCTCAACTTTCTCAAGAAAGATATTTGA
- the LOC121742525 gene encoding bifunctional epoxide hydrolase 2-like produces the protein MVLVAPPDDRRRQGRFQSHRTRSPDPTKPHSRISLLICLLSLILSTFPSKSHFISLKSMDKIQHKFVQVNGLKIHAAEIGCESSPVVVLLHGFPEIWYSWQHQMIVVAEAGFIAIAPDYRGYDKGNSHIKMLETIKEINEKSREAESSRRLKLKQIA, from the exons ATGGTACTCGTGGCGCCACCGGATGATCGCCGTCGCCAAGGGCGGTTTCAGAGCCATCGCACTCGATCACCCGACCCAACCAAACCACATTCTCGGATCTCATTGCTGATCTGCTTGCTCTCCTTGATTCTCTCAACCTTTCCAAG TAAATCCCATTTCATTTCCCTCAAAAGCATGGATAAAATCCAGCACAAGTTCGTACAAGTCAACGGTCTGAAGATCCACGCGGCGGAGATCGGCTGTGAGTCATCTCCGGTGGTGGTGCTCTTGCACGGTTTCCCGGAAATATGGTACTCGTGGCAGCACCAGATGATCGTGGTGGCGGAGGCTGGCTTCATAGCCATTGCTCCGGATTACAGAGGGTATGATAAGGGTAATTCCCATATCAAGATGCTGGAGACGATAAAAGAGATAAATGAGAAGTCCCGGGAGGCGGAATCCAGTCGACGACTCAAGCTTAAACAAAtagcataa